ATGCTGTATTGCATAAGCCGAATTGGTTGTGATGTACGAGCTAACAAGTTCAGTTACGAAACACACAACACATTAGGAATTACTAGCTATGTCTCTCAAAGCATTTGCCGCCCCACTAGCACTTGGTTTAGCCGTTACAGGAATGGCTATGACACCGGCTGCTCCTGCCACTGCAGCAACCCGTAAAGTGCCTGCGGCATTCGTTTCTGGCATTGTTAATAAAGGTCTTTCGAGTAGCAAGATTCATCTCAATAGCCACGGTTCACGTCGCGGCAACAGCTATCACAAAGCCAAATCTTCTTACGTTAATCTCTATGGTGCGAAAAAGGTATTTACCCTACCAGAGCAGAGCTTCAAACTCCTTAAGCGTCGCCTCTACATCTATAACGTTAGTAACGTCAACTCGCGCAGTATGAAGCTGACGCCCCAAGGTCGCTACTTTGATTTGACGATTAAGTTTGAATCTTCTGGCCCCGAAATCAAAGGCATGTGCCGCCGCAAGAAGGTATTCAAGGGTTGGGGCAATTGCATTATCGGGGCGGATAAAGGCGCTCCTGACATCAACTGGAAATCACCCAGCGTTAAGGTCCGTCTAGTGCCCCAAGCCTACAATGGTGGCATTATCCTCCGGGCCACGAAAGTAACGGTTGGTGGTCAATTCCAGGCCAATGGAATCTGTCGGATTGGGCGTGATGTTTGCAATCGCTTCACTGGCTATAAGAGCCGGATTAAAGGTGCTGTTGCTTCCTCTGTGAAGGCTCAAATTAACAGCACATCCGTCAAACGCCAAATGGCTACATCAACTAAGCGAGGTCTCTCCCGTCTCGGTTTACCCGCAATTAAGGGCGTCAGTATGAGCGGTGGTTTCATCCGAGTTCGCTACTAACCTCCCATTTCAATCTCCTACTCAGATTTCGGATAGCAGTTATTCAAGCAGTGCCAGCCATGATGCCGGTGCTGCTTTTTTGTTGGTTGTCTGGGATTTTTGCTTGACTAGATTTGATTGTTTGCGACTCGGGCCGAAAATCTGCGAAGATCAGATCAAATAATTGCTCATCACATCTAAATTTTGACATCGCCCTAATGAGTAGCAGTAAACCCGTTATCCCCATGACCCCTGAGCTGCAAGCGCAGCACGATCGCACCGATGCGTTCATGGCGGAAATCACTCAGCAGATTACGATGCATCAGTTTGATACGACTGATCAAGTGTTGCTCAAACGCATGGTGGAAGAGGGGTTTAGCGATACACGCGGTGTGATGCGCCTGCGATTTGCCGAAACACTGGGGCAAATTGGTGAACCGGCGACGCCTGTGTTGCTCGAAGCAGTATCGAGTCATCCAAATGAAGTTGTCCGCCGGGCCTCAGCGAAGACGCTCACCTTAATTGGCGACCCCACCGCGGTCCCCACGCTGCTCCACGCTTTTCTCAACGATCCTGATCAGGTTGTGCGGAGTTCATCTGTTGGCGCCTTAGCGCGGACGGGCGAAGTTTCGGTGCCACCCTTACTCGATATTTTGGCCTCGGAAACGGCTGATCAAACGACGAAAGGCCATGCAGCTTGGGCTTTAGCCTTTATTGGTGCAGAGGCCACCGAATATTTAACCCCAGCCTTGAACTCTGATTCGCTGGATGTACGATGTGCGGTCATCGGCGCGATCGTCAAAGTTGTGCAAGATCAGCCGAGTGAGAAGTTACTCAATATCCTAATTTCGGCCCTCACTGATCCAGAACCGACAATTCGGAATGATGTGGCAGCAGGGATGGCTCAAATCAACTCGCCTGAGACAATTCCTCACCTTATCTTGGCTTGCCGCGATAGTGATGTGGATGTCCGGAAGGCGGCCGTTAGTTCTCTGGGCAAAGTGGGAGACGAATCCGCTTTAGAGACGATGCGATCGTTGCTCAATGATGATGAAAATGTGGTGCGCGTGTTAGCCAAGGTGGCGATTTCGCAGCTTGAACAACGCCTT
The Romeriopsis navalis LEGE 11480 DNA segment above includes these coding regions:
- a CDS encoding HEAT repeat domain-containing protein, with product MSSSKPVIPMTPELQAQHDRTDAFMAEITQQITMHQFDTTDQVLLKRMVEEGFSDTRGVMRLRFAETLGQIGEPATPVLLEAVSSHPNEVVRRASAKTLTLIGDPTAVPTLLHAFLNDPDQVVRSSSVGALARTGEVSVPPLLDILASETADQTTKGHAAWALAFIGAEATEYLTPALNSDSLDVRCAVIGAIVKVVQDQPSEKLLNILISALTDPEPTIRNDVAAGMAQINSPETIPHLILACRDSDVDVRKAAVSSLGKVGDESALETMRSLLNDDENVVRVLAKVAISQLEQRLADDDWD